The region TATTAGCCATGATAAAGATGATGTTTATTTAGTGAATAGTTTTATCAATAACAATTTAACGATTGTTGAAGATGCAAGTCGACCATGGCATGACGCCGGTTACCCTATTGTCTTTTTAGTCGCGGCATTATTTTTACTCTGGTTTAGAAAAGGCTGGACGTTGCAATGGTAGCGTACTTATCTTCTAAAAAGCTTGCGCTTTTTCTATCAAAGGGCTTTAGTTGGACGATTAAAAACCGTGTTAAATGTTTTATTATTTTAGTATTGGCTGTCACGGTATTCACTTATTTAAAACCGCAAAAATTTGCAGATTTATGGCTAACACGAGATCAACAAGGACAAATTTTATTCAACCTTGGTTATTATGCAAAAGCGTCGGTGACGTTTGATGATACCCGCTGGCAAGCTTATAGCATGTATGGCGCTGAGCAGTTTGAACAATCAGCTACTTTATATAATCAATATACCAAGCCCGATGATGTTTTAGCTCGCGCTAATGCACTCGCCCATGACCGTCGCTACGTTAAAGCACGTAACATATATCAAAGCATTTTGGAGAAAGATGGCAATAATAAAGCGGCATTGAATAATATAAAAATTGTTCAAGCAATTATAGATGATGTTAATCGATTATCTGAAAGTCAAAAGGCAGAAAATGGTGATTCATCAAAAGAACTTGGTGATGAACCGCAAACCGGTGATGGTGCAGATAAAAAAGAGGCTAGAAAGCAAGAGGCTGAACAGTTAAGTGCAGAGCAGTTGTTACTTGATCCTAAGTTAAATGAAATGTGGTTGCGACAAGTACAAAAAGATCCCGCACGTTTTCTAGCCCAAAAATTCTATATGCAAAATGAGCGAAAAGAGAAACCACTGCCGGTGAACAATATTAGGCAAACTAACAGTCAAAAGGACAGTGGCAATGATTAAATTTAATCAGTTACTAAGCTGTTTTATGTTGATTTTATTGTCAATCTTTTCAATGCCTAGTTTTGCTAAATCGGTTGAAGAGCTAATCGCAAACAATGAGCTATCTATTACTATAAAAATTGTAGATTCAGACAATATTGTCGCCAAACAAGCCGTTACCTTGGTGATTGATGTTGCAACTAACCGTTGGTTTGCTAAGGGAACAAGGATCCACGATGTTGAGCTTGCCGAGTCTGTTATTTTACCGCTCAATGAATTGGCAATAAATGGCACTCAACGTATCAATGGCACAACATGGGCTGTGCAAACCCGCGAAATAGTTATTTATCCAATGCAAGTAGGCATTTATGAAGTTGGACCAATACTGGTAGATGTTTCCATTAATACTGAGAGTGACGGTATTGTGAGCGGCACAATTCAAACTAAGGCTATTGAGTTTGAAACATCAAAACCTGCGGCGCTTAAAGACATTGAGCAATATATAGTGACACCAGCGTTATCCATTGCCATTGATGGTGTTTTTGATATCAATAATGAGTATCAAATAGGTGACGCAATAACTGAAACCGTTACCCTTACGGTTAAAGATGTTCCCGCAATGATGATCGCGCCGTTAGCACAAACACAGTTAGCGGGGATAAGTATTTATCAAAAACCAGTAAAGATATCGGATAAAAATATCCGCGGGACGAGCACCGGAATAAGAGAGGAATCAGTTACTTACATTTTTGAGCAAGCAGGGGGTTATCAATTACCCCAGCAAACTCTTTACTGGTGGGATCCAGAAGCAGGGCAATTAGAAAGTGAAACCATACCTGCACGTAAATGGACGGTTGTAGGTAACGCTGTTTCAATACAGCATTTACCTGGAAACACATCATTTTGGCCATTTAATGTCAATGTTATGGTTAACTTGTTAATGGTTCTATTTTTATGCTTTATTATCTGGCAAAGCTATAAACACAAACAATGGTTAGTTAATTTTTACGAAAAAGTCAGCAATAAAAAATCGAGAGATTGTAAAAAAAGCTTCTTAGAGGCCATTGATAATCAACAATGGCAAATTGCTTGTCAGCAGCTTTACCTTTTTATTTATGCAAATAAGGTGTCTGGTCAAGCTGGTACAGCGTTATACCAACAAAAAAACGTTATTTGCTTAAAGGACTACTTTTTTGATGATGTAGAAAATACGGTATTACTGAATAAGCTATTACAAGCGGCATATCAAAACAGCGATGAAAAATTAAATATGCACGAAGCCAAAAAATTAATAAAGAAAAAACAAAAGACCAGTAAAGTTTCAGCATTACTTATAAACCCAAATAAAATACAACTAAATCAGATGGATGATGATGTTTAAACCTGTTTTACGGCCGTATTAACCCATAGCTGTTATTTCACGCAATTTATAAAAATTGAATACAAGTGTCCTATAGTGGACAGTTTAATTTTTAATTGGTCTTTATATTAGTCGGTAATGTCATTCAATAAAACTATATATAAACAGTGCGTGATTTTATATCAAATAATATGTGGTCATATTTTATATAGTTTAGTCGTAACCGAGTTAGGAAATATAATGAGAAAAGAACAAGTAGAGCACACAGTACAATTATTACGTGAAGGCCATGCCTTAACAGCAGTCGCAAAATTAGCAGGTATTAATGTAATGTATGTCAGCGTAATCCGAAAATTAATGGTCATGGAATTATTAAAAGTGGATGCTTCATAGCATGCTGACATAAATGAGTCGTGATAACGCGTGATTAAGCGTGATTAAGCGTGATCTAATAATCTAAAGTTCCAATTCTCTACCGTGTTGGTGGCTAATCGAGTCTTAGCTGTTTCGCCCCAGTACGGTGACAACGCAGGCATTTCAATCAAGGTTGTTAGGTTTTCGTTGTCCAATGGCGCATTGAAGAACAATTCACAGACTTGTTTCACCGTTGTCGCAGGGGTTAAACGTTTAATGTGGATTAGTGCATCACCTTGATTCACCATACCCGGTTTGATTACACGATATAGCCAGCCGCAACGACTGAGATCTTGCATCTGTACTGAAATGTCCGCGACATCCCAACGGGTATTAAGATTAAAACAAGGCAGGCGAGGTTGGCTTACTTCGATAATGGCCTCACCCCATTGGTATTGATCGCCAATACAGACATTTTCTTCCGTCATGCCTAACGCACTTATATTTTCGCCCATACCTGGTGCTTCAAATCGAGGTTGCTCGTCTGTTCTATCTGTAAATACTTGCTGCCAAAATGTGTAATGCTCGGCAGGGTATTGGTGTAAAGCACGCTCAAGGCCACCGTGGTATTTTTCATCGGCACTCTCGTCATCTTTAAGCCCATGCTCAGAAAGGTAGATACTGTTGCTCACTGACTGCTTATCAATAGCTGTCACGAAACCATAACTTTGCTTAACTTGACCTATATATATTTCAACAGCGTAGTGTTGCGGAGTAAGTGGTGATAGACAATCAGACATATAGGTATTTCCTTGATAGATACGCATTTAGTTTGCAGGATTTTACATCAGCAATATTAAATCGCAATCAAGATTCTCTATTTAATAATCAATATTCTCTACTTAAGAGTCACCATTCTTCATTCACAATTTACGTTGAAAAACAGGGCTGAAATAGCGTTGCTCATTTATTCGTGTCAGTAAGGCAAAAAAATAGTGTTATTTTTTTGATCACTTGCAACACTAAAAATTTAATTTAGTCTAGTCTAAATGAAGTTGAAAGTGCATATTTATGAGTTAACACATTCTTTTTATGTTTTTTTCGTAAATATGCTTTTAATTTCGGCGGCAAAGGTATAGAATCCGCCTCCTAATTTTTACAGAAAGCTACTAAAATGTAGCCGGTTATCTGCAAGGTAGACAATGAGTCATTACACAGTATTAGGTTTATCAACATGGTTCGAACTAGTCGAACGCATCGGCTCAGAAGCAGAAGCCAAGACATATTTTTCAGAAACGAAATTGGTTGAGTATAACAACAGAACTTGCCTAGAATTAGTTGAAGCAGGTATGTTAATGCATTTGAAAAATTGGTTAGCAGTACAATACCAAGAATTCAAATCTACGGGTGAACGCTTACGTCGTGAGCAAGTCTCACAGTCTACAAACTCTATCTCAAGTAAACTTTACTCGATAGAAGTGATTAGAACTCGTCCGCAAGCAGATGTGCAACAACAAGCACATCAACAAAGACAACATGTTGCATCGTCACAATTTGCGACGAATCAGGTTCGTCCTGTACATGCAACTGCAGCACAGCCTGTTAAACCTGCTGTACCTGTAGCGCCAGTTGTTGCTGCGCCAGTTGTACCAAGAAAACCACGCGTAATTACGTCAAAAGCGCCAGCGCCAGAAAAGAAACCTGCTGCTGCGTCAATGGCTAATTTCTTTATGCGTCAGGTTCGTGCGACTAAATCTGAATTGGAAGATCGTAAGCATCATAATTAAGTAACGCTTGACGCGTACCTAAATATGTTAATGACCCAGTAGCAAGTGTGTCCCACGACGGTGGTGATAATACTTGGTACTGGGTCATTTTTTTATCTGTAATTTAGTATTTATTTGTAAGTGGTATCACTATATGCGCATTCATAATGTTCATCGATTAGCAATACAGCGTTTAGCTGACAGTACCAAACCTTTCAATGCCCGTGGCGGTCGATTAATTCGTTGTGATTACTGCATGTTGGGCAAGCAATTTTGTATTTGTGAGCATCGACCACTGGTTAAATCAACCGCTGGTTTTATGTTGGTGATGTTTGATTATGAAATGATTAAACCAAGTAATACTGGCCGTCTTATCGCCGATGTTATTGAAGACACGTTTGCTTATCAGTGGTCACGTACAGCGCCTAGTCAAGAGATGATCGACATCATCAATACCGATTGCTGGCAGCCATTCATTATCTTCCCGGAAGAGTACGTGATTGAGCGTGAACGTGTGCAAACTGGTGCATTAACGCTTGAGCAGGGTAAACGACCGTTATATATCTTATTGGATGGTAGCTGGCGCGAAGCGAAGAAGATGTTTAAGAAGAGCCCTTGGTTGCAAGATATTCCGGTGATCTCATTCGATCCTGATATGGTTTCACAGTATCAGATCCGCAAGGCTGCAAAAGATAACCAACTGGCGACAGCAGAAGTTGCGTCACTGGTACTCGGATATCACGGCGAAGCATTGAATGCGGACATTCTTTCTTGCTGGTTTGATGTTTTTCGTGAACGTTATCTGGCAGGCACCAAGCAAATTGATGTCGGTGTTGACGCTGCGCTTAAACGCTTGCAGACGTTAACAGTTTAGTTGTTAGTAAAAACCTTATGGTTGTATGCATGGGCCCTGTCCCGAAATCTGTGTGCAACCCATTTCTCAACAATCCGCTTTTCTGTCTCTCGATATATCTTACTATTGCTATTTTTTAACATTGCTGTTCTTTTCTTATTTATATTAATGGCATATATTGCTATCTCGCTTTTATGAAACAATGTTGATGGATAGAATATGCAGAAAAAAAACGCGCGAACAGCACCGATTCGCTGGGGTATTATTGGCTGTGGCTCGGTAACCGAACTGAAAAGTGGCCCTGCCTATCAAAAGACAGCTGGTTTTGAACTCTCCGCTGTGATGCGCCGTGATCTTGGACTCGCTGCAGACTATGCACTACGCCACCAGGTAAAGGCGTATTCTTGCGATGCGGCAGATATTATTAACAACGATAATATTGATGCCGTGTATATCGCCACACCACCTGACAGCCATAAATTTTATGCCTTACAAGTTGCCGCGGCAGGCAAACCCTGCTGCATTGAAAAACCGCTCGCGCCGAGTTACGCAGACAGTCTGGCAATTGTTAATGCCTTTCAGGGTAAAGACATTCCGCTGTTCGTGGCTTATTACCGCCGTTCATTACCGCGTTTTAACAAAGTGAAAGCATTACTTGAATCAGGTGCGATTGGCCAAATAAGAAC is a window of Moritella sp. Urea-trap-13 DNA encoding:
- a CDS encoding MOSC domain-containing protein — its product is MSDCLSPLTPQHYAVEIYIGQVKQSYGFVTAIDKQSVSNSIYLSEHGLKDDESADEKYHGGLERALHQYPAEHYTFWQQVFTDRTDEQPRFEAPGMGENISALGMTEENVCIGDQYQWGEAIIEVSQPRLPCFNLNTRWDVADISVQMQDLSRCGWLYRVIKPGMVNQGDALIHIKRLTPATTVKQVCELFFNAPLDNENLTTLIEMPALSPYWGETAKTRLATNTVENWNFRLLDHA
- a CDS encoding tRNA-uridine aminocarboxypropyltransferase, producing the protein MRIHNVHRLAIQRLADSTKPFNARGGRLIRCDYCMLGKQFCICEHRPLVKSTAGFMLVMFDYEMIKPSNTGRLIADVIEDTFAYQWSRTAPSQEMIDIINTDCWQPFIIFPEEYVIERERVQTGALTLEQGKRPLYILLDGSWREAKKMFKKSPWLQDIPVISFDPDMVSQYQIRKAAKDNQLATAEVASLVLGYHGEALNADILSCWFDVFRERYLAGTKQIDVGVDAALKRLQTLTV
- a CDS encoding BatD family protein — translated: MIKFNQLLSCFMLILLSIFSMPSFAKSVEELIANNELSITIKIVDSDNIVAKQAVTLVIDVATNRWFAKGTRIHDVELAESVILPLNELAINGTQRINGTTWAVQTREIVIYPMQVGIYEVGPILVDVSINTESDGIVSGTIQTKAIEFETSKPAALKDIEQYIVTPALSIAIDGVFDINNEYQIGDAITETVTLTVKDVPAMMIAPLAQTQLAGISIYQKPVKISDKNIRGTSTGIREESVTYIFEQAGGYQLPQQTLYWWDPEAGQLESETIPARKWTVVGNAVSIQHLPGNTSFWPFNVNVMVNLLMVLFLCFIIWQSYKHKQWLVNFYEKVSNKKSRDCKKSFLEAIDNQQWQIACQQLYLFIYANKVSGQAGTALYQQKNVICLKDYFFDDVENTVLLNKLLQAAYQNSDEKLNMHEAKKLIKKKQKTSKVSALLINPNKIQLNQMDDDV